A stretch of the Papaver somniferum cultivar HN1 chromosome 6, ASM357369v1, whole genome shotgun sequence genome encodes the following:
- the LOC113290802 gene encoding uncharacterized protein LOC113290802: MVCRGGCQPTHLMFADDIFIFCNGNKRTLENLMAILMKYQNNSGQEVNKAKSKCFVGGFSTTRQQEIANFLQMDRSFFPDKYLGVILNPGKVTTQQLSGMVEMMQKILAGWIGKMLAFSTRLTLVKHVLCSMPIYTMVVYKWTKLVIQACERIIRNFLWSGDPSVKNLITIKWD, encoded by the coding sequence ATGGTATGCAGAGGTGGTTGTCAACCAACTCATCTAATGTTTGCTGATGACATCTTCATCTTTTGCAATGGTAATAAAAGAACTCTGGAGAATTTGATGGCAATATTAATGAAATACCAAAATAACTCTGGTCAAGAAGTAAATAAAGCCAAAAGTAAATGTTTTGtgggtggattttcaacaactagACAACAAGAGATTGCAAATTTTTTGCAGATGGATCGTTCTTTCTTCCCAGACAAGTATTTGGGTGTTATTCTTAACCCTGGTAAGGTTACAACTCAGCAATTATCGGGGATGGTGGAGATGATGCAAAAGATACTAGCTGGATGGATTGGTAAAATGTTGGCTTTCTCAACAAGATTGACTCTTGTTAAGCATGTTTTATGTAGTATGCCAATATACACTATGGTTGTATATAAATGGACAAAATTAGTTATTCAAGCTTGTGAAAGAATTATCAGGAATTTTTTGTGGTCTGGGGATCCATCAGTGAAAAATCTAATTACAATTAAATGGGATTAA